In one Bacteroides sp. genomic region, the following are encoded:
- a CDS encoding RagB/SusD family nutrient uptake outer membrane protein, with the protein MKNIISKTIRALLIVSFLTSCSEDFLDLKPIDQEVSTNYYQTQDQAFRALVAIYDVLTYQSTPGVSWAPIITVADVLSDDAFAGGSDPIDGLNWQELNSFNISPTNPIVHATWIKNYLGIYRANLFLEIIDGIDAPESFKTRTIAEAKFLRAYFYFEQVRFFENIPLLTSPISGPSEYNQPQSSPQEVYNQIALDLVEAITDLPESVSEAEVGRVTKWAAQGLLARAYLFYNGVYGAEMTAGSNTVNQAFVLQQLEDLIQNSGHDLFPDYSENFKLAGEFGIESVFEISYGDELPWWDWEYPRGGAGNLAAQMQGPRVSGSTNWNRGWSFAPVNHKLFLDLEEDPRIQHTIVTQEQLDGTLTTGYQHTGYFSRKYTSDREHWGSDGQFELNRTSNHRVIRFSDVLLMAAELGSPNAQQYLDRVRIRVDLPSVPATLENILEERRLELSLEGLRYFDVLRQGIDFANQTLTDSGIRGPNYIGDQQLFDVTFKPATKGFLPIPQTEIDLSNGTFVQNAGY; encoded by the coding sequence ATGAAAAATATAATTTCCAAAACTATTAGAGCACTGCTGATTGTTTCTTTCTTGACATCATGCAGCGAAGATTTTCTGGACCTGAAACCTATTGATCAGGAAGTTTCCACGAACTATTACCAAACCCAGGATCAGGCTTTCAGGGCATTAGTGGCCATTTACGATGTGCTTACCTATCAATCAACCCCGGGCGTTTCATGGGCTCCAATAATTACCGTGGCTGATGTCTTGTCTGATGATGCCTTTGCAGGTGGATCAGACCCCATTGATGGGTTGAACTGGCAGGAATTGAACAGCTTTAACATTTCTCCAACCAACCCTATTGTTCATGCTACCTGGATAAAGAATTACCTTGGCATTTACCGGGCCAATCTTTTCCTGGAAATCATTGACGGGATTGATGCTCCTGAAAGTTTTAAGACCAGAACCATCGCCGAGGCCAAATTTCTGAGGGCATATTTCTACTTTGAACAGGTTCGATTTTTTGAAAATATACCGCTTTTAACCTCGCCAATAAGCGGGCCTTCAGAATACAACCAGCCTCAAAGTTCTCCCCAGGAAGTTTACAACCAAATTGCACTTGATCTTGTTGAAGCCATTACCGATTTGCCGGAATCTGTCTCCGAGGCAGAGGTTGGACGGGTAACTAAATGGGCTGCCCAAGGACTATTGGCAAGGGCTTACTTATTCTACAACGGGGTTTACGGTGCTGAAATGACAGCAGGCAGTAACACGGTTAATCAGGCCTTTGTGCTGCAACAACTCGAAGATCTCATTCAGAATAGCGGCCATGATCTGTTCCCTGACTATTCCGAAAACTTCAAACTGGCTGGTGAATTTGGGATAGAGTCGGTTTTTGAGATTTCTTACGGTGACGAACTGCCTTGGTGGGATTGGGAGTATCCCAGGGGAGGCGCAGGAAACCTGGCTGCACAAATGCAAGGGCCCAGGGTTTCGGGTTCCACTAACTGGAACAGGGGCTGGAGTTTTGCACCAGTCAACCACAAACTGTTCCTTGATCTGGAAGAAGATCCAAGAATTCAGCACACAATTGTTACGCAAGAGCAACTTGACGGCACCCTTACCACAGGTTACCAGCATACCGGGTACTTCTCAAGGAAATATACCTCTGATCGGGAGCACTGGGGTTCTGATGGGCAATTTGAACTAAACCGCACCAGTAATCACAGAGTCATTCGCTTCTCTGACGTTCTGCTGATGGCTGCTGAACTTGGAAGTCCCAATGCACAGCAATATCTTGATCGTGTTAGGATTAGAGTTGACCTTCCCAGCGTTCCTGCAACCCTTGAAAACATCCTGGAGGAAAGAAGGCTGGAATTGTCATTGGAAGGACTTCGCTATTTCGATGTACTAAGGCAGGGAATTGATTTTGCCAATCAGACCCTGACGGATTCTGGCATAAGGGGCCCCAATTATATTGGAGACCAGCAATTGTTTGACGTGACCTTTAAACCGGCAACCAAAGGCTTCTTGCCCATCCCGCAAACGGAGATTGACCTCTCCAATGGAACCTTTGTCCAAAATGCTGGTTATTAG
- a CDS encoding glycoside hydrolase family 2 TIM barrel-domain containing protein: protein MRQLIFLLIFSFSLSLFAQNNRVEVEQQEDGWRLKTEGEAFMVNGMNWDYFPIGTNFMYSLWNQPDDFIKKAIDDEMSMLKNMGVNAIRVYTGIQPKWITYIYETYGIYTMLNHSFGRYGLTLDGAWVANTDYSDPRTIELLLREVTELVEEYKNTPGLLLYLLGNENNYGLFWSGAETEDIPMEDRESTIMARHMYKLFNQAALDMKALDQNHPVALCNGDLLFLDIIAEECQDVDIFGVNVYRGVSFTDMFDRVKNEYGKPILLTEFGSDAFNALTMEEAQREQAYYDVANWMEIYENAAGLGKAGNSIGGFTFQFSDGWWKFGQTKNLDAHDTNASWENGGYRFDHIPGENNMNEEWFGICAKGPTDAKGFYQLFPRAAYYALKEAHKFNPYAAETSMTDLRNHFNGINISDATLQARGDKAALEGERNKVIRLSHFTAHLSTFNTGGSLITTPNDPIPGDQTFPNQLGFDHMQSFYVGVEAQPAANFRANVELNALGNVAQNPIDQIFYENRGRPVLLSSPDGNVNVESINRVQIYRASYEWNHRYFNLNGFYRTGHYHWGYEGDFFGLYPEANYGPQIDIYNGIAPFGFEVEGKKQFKDFKFAFGPQLWWGANPALLLKYSKALGKFNFTGIFHEDLDQLGMTESSFAIPQPKTRRLTLHLNRDFGKFGVDLGGIWAGQPLQNREFQLVRGEEGDYTVYQDHIKPEDTWGGKIKLTYTGGRFNWYAQSAVMGLVAQGGVDQTLTFTGWRLKDSGSGNQYNFLSGFTYLMGNLQIAPNFLWQKPIEGPIPNSVPAPGRPRNILEDPFVVRSNREQVAGEILLTYDPTPGTWMYDWDSDRSEDAGFAFSLGFVYRHLPTTMDAAIGILPDGRTTFAFPGSPPAKDLWEVHARVISKINKDYGFIANIYGGDAQANGSDDRTISRFGIDLRTIYKTIRLNSFVRINDWGPYDYHRDFNLTFPLQLMADLSVSLGRPDWFELPNTRIGVRGTYRTLDRYSPRYSPTQSIDPAGNFVPDPEAIGFDNGNEWEIRTYILISIGN from the coding sequence ATGAGACAACTAATTTTTTTGCTAATTTTCAGTTTTTCCCTTTCCCTGTTTGCACAAAATAACCGGGTTGAGGTTGAACAACAAGAAGACGGTTGGCGGCTGAAAACGGAGGGTGAAGCCTTCATGGTAAATGGCATGAACTGGGATTATTTTCCCATTGGCACCAATTTCATGTACAGCTTATGGAACCAGCCGGACGACTTTATCAAAAAAGCCATTGACGATGAAATGTCGATGTTGAAAAACATGGGTGTAAATGCTATTCGGGTGTATACGGGAATCCAGCCCAAATGGATTACCTATATATACGAAACCTATGGCATTTACACGATGCTCAACCACTCGTTCGGTCGCTACGGTTTAACGCTGGATGGTGCCTGGGTTGCAAACACCGATTATTCTGACCCTAGGACCATTGAACTTCTTTTGAGGGAGGTCACTGAACTTGTAGAAGAGTATAAAAACACGCCGGGGCTCTTGCTTTATTTGCTTGGCAACGAAAACAACTACGGGCTTTTCTGGTCGGGCGCCGAAACGGAAGATATTCCAATGGAAGACCGGGAATCTACCATCATGGCACGCCACATGTACAAACTCTTCAACCAGGCAGCATTGGACATGAAAGCCCTTGACCAAAACCACCCGGTGGCGCTATGTAACGGAGACTTATTGTTTTTAGATATTATTGCAGAAGAATGCCAGGATGTGGATATTTTCGGAGTCAACGTATATCGCGGAGTTTCATTTACCGATATGTTTGACAGGGTAAAGAATGAATATGGAAAGCCCATCCTTCTAACCGAATTTGGATCTGATGCCTTTAATGCCCTTACCATGGAAGAGGCACAGAGAGAACAGGCTTATTATGATGTTGCCAACTGGATGGAAATATACGAAAATGCAGCTGGGCTTGGAAAAGCAGGCAATTCGATTGGTGGATTTACTTTTCAGTTCAGCGATGGCTGGTGGAAATTTGGACAAACCAAGAACCTGGATGCACATGACACCAATGCTTCATGGGAGAACGGCGGCTATCGTTTTGACCACATTCCGGGCGAAAACAACATGAATGAAGAATGGTTTGGCATTTGCGCAAAAGGGCCAACCGACGCTAAGGGCTTTTATCAGTTATTTCCAAGAGCGGCTTATTATGCTTTAAAGGAGGCTCATAAATTTAACCCTTATGCAGCTGAAACATCCATGACTGATCTTCGCAATCACTTTAATGGCATTAATATTTCTGATGCAACCCTGCAAGCCAGAGGCGATAAAGCTGCCCTTGAGGGGGAGAGAAACAAGGTTATCAGGCTAAGCCATTTCACTGCGCACCTTTCCACCTTCAATACTGGCGGAAGCCTTATTACCACGCCCAATGATCCAATTCCGGGTGATCAGACCTTTCCAAACCAACTGGGTTTTGATCACATGCAGTCGTTTTATGTGGGCGTTGAGGCCCAGCCTGCTGCTAACTTCAGGGCCAATGTCGAGTTAAATGCACTGGGAAATGTAGCCCAGAATCCAATTGACCAGATTTTTTATGAAAATCGGGGTCGGCCCGTTTTGCTAAGCAGCCCTGATGGAAACGTAAACGTCGAATCAATCAACAGGGTTCAGATTTACAGGGCCAGTTACGAATGGAATCACAGGTATTTCAATCTGAACGGTTTTTACCGCACGGGACATTACCACTGGGGCTATGAGGGCGACTTTTTTGGCCTTTATCCGGAAGCAAACTACGGTCCACAAATCGATATTTATAACGGTATTGCACCTTTCGGTTTTGAGGTGGAGGGCAAAAAGCAGTTTAAAGATTTCAAATTTGCTTTTGGCCCGCAGCTCTGGTGGGGAGCCAACCCCGCGCTATTGTTGAAATACTCTAAAGCCTTGGGCAAATTCAATTTCACCGGAATATTTCACGAAGACCTCGACCAGCTTGGTATGACGGAGAGTTCCTTTGCCATTCCGCAGCCAAAAACCAGACGATTAACCCTTCATTTAAACCGAGACTTTGGGAAATTTGGTGTTGACCTGGGTGGTATATGGGCCGGACAGCCTTTGCAGAACCGGGAATTTCAACTGGTAAGGGGTGAAGAAGGTGATTATACCGTTTACCAGGATCATATCAAACCCGAGGATACCTGGGGTGGCAAGATCAAACTGACTTATACTGGAGGCAGGTTTAACTGGTATGCACAATCGGCCGTTATGGGCCTGGTAGCACAGGGAGGTGTAGACCAGACCCTGACTTTTACCGGATGGAGGTTGAAAGACAGCGGCAGCGGAAACCAGTACAACTTCCTGTCGGGCTTTACCTATCTAATGGGAAATCTTCAAATTGCACCCAATTTTTTGTGGCAGAAGCCCATTGAAGGCCCGATTCCAAATTCGGTACCTGCTCCCGGAAGGCCACGTAATATCCTCGAAGACCCATTTGTAGTCAGATCAAACAGGGAGCAAGTGGCAGGTGAAATTTTATTAACCTACGACCCAACACCCGGCACCTGGATGTACGATTGGGACAGCGACCGAAGCGAAGATGCAGGATTTGCATTTAGTCTGGGCTTCGTTTACCGTCATTTGCCCACCACCATGGATGCTGCCATTGGAATTTTGCCCGATGGACGCACCACATTTGCATTCCCGGGATCACCGCCTGCAAAAGACTTGTGGGAAGTACATGCCAGGGTTATCTCAAAAATCAACAAGGATTATGGCTTTATTGCCAACATTTATGGAGGAGATGCACAGGCAAACGGCAGTGACGACCGTACCATCAGCCGCTTTGGTATTGATTTGCGTACGATCTACAAAACCATAAGGCTCAATTCATTTGTCAGGATTAACGATTGGGGTCCGTACGATTATCACCGCGACTTTAACCTTACTTTCCCCCTTCAGCTGATGGCCGACTTATCGGTTTCACTGGGAAGACCTGACTGGTTTGAGCTTCCTAACACCCGCATTGGCGTTCGGGGCACCTACCGGACCCTCGACAGGTATTCTCCACGCTATTCGCCAACGCAATCCATTGACCCTGCCGGCAACTTTGTTCCCGATCCCGAGGCGATTGGTTTCGACAACGGCAATGAGTGGGAAATCAGAACCTACATCCTCATTAGTATTGGAAATTAA
- a CDS encoding sugar porter family MFS transporter, producing MTRKTYTVLISLIVALGGFLLGFDSAVISGATPFYKNTFGLNSGSMLIGFSVSSLILGAIIGNIMAGKLADRFGRRGVLKVTALLFTISAITTAFAFNISSFLAARIIGGFGVGMAILVAPMYIAEIAPRKLRGTLVTFNQLNIVLGISIAYFSNYFFQQTIADSDLKWRVMLGVEAIPAILFFILLFFVPRSPRWLLQKAKGEEAKGVLEKIHGETQAQIEFQEINLSLKEEEKKEKGTWSDVFSRRMKTVLIVGFGIAFFQQITGINAIFYYAPMIFEMAGGGKDAAFMQAAILGVTNVVMTVLAMFLIDTLGRKPLLLIGAIGICISLAIVGFSFKNARYTIDSESMEMLMAEVTEMNATPDQIANIQKLNDLKNNTFKNEVAYFILVKEKIGQETYNDFKEVILKHSISISSIWVLIGLILFVASFAISLGPVMWALLSEIFPNKLRGLSISIMGFWNSIVSFSVATVFPVQLEWLGSSATYLIYSFFGLLTLLFVWRFIPETKGKSLEELESNLIK from the coding sequence ATGACCAGGAAGACCTACACGGTATTAATTTCACTGATCGTTGCCTTAGGAGGATTTCTTCTGGGTTTTGACAGTGCGGTAATATCAGGAGCAACACCGTTTTATAAGAATACGTTCGGATTAAATTCCGGATCCATGCTTATCGGTTTTTCTGTGAGCTCCCTTATTTTGGGTGCAATTATTGGAAATATCATGGCAGGCAAACTGGCCGACCGATTCGGACGCCGGGGGGTTCTTAAGGTCACTGCCTTGCTTTTCACCATCAGCGCAATTACTACAGCCTTTGCATTTAATATCTCCAGTTTCCTGGCTGCAAGGATCATTGGTGGTTTTGGTGTTGGTATGGCTATCCTGGTTGCCCCTATGTACATTGCAGAAATTGCACCCAGGAAATTGCGCGGCACCCTGGTAACTTTCAACCAGCTTAACATTGTCCTTGGCATTTCCATCGCCTATTTCTCCAATTACTTTTTCCAGCAAACCATCGCAGACTCTGACTTAAAATGGCGGGTTATGCTTGGCGTTGAAGCCATTCCCGCCATTTTATTTTTCATCCTGCTGTTTTTTGTCCCCCGGAGTCCCAGGTGGTTGCTGCAAAAAGCAAAAGGGGAGGAAGCAAAAGGAGTCCTGGAAAAAATCCATGGGGAAACACAAGCACAAATTGAATTTCAGGAAATTAATCTTAGCCTGAAAGAGGAAGAAAAGAAAGAAAAAGGCACCTGGTCTGATGTTTTCTCAAGACGAATGAAAACCGTATTGATCGTTGGATTTGGAATTGCATTTTTCCAGCAGATCACAGGTATTAACGCCATCTTCTATTACGCACCCATGATCTTTGAAATGGCCGGCGGAGGAAAAGATGCAGCGTTTATGCAGGCGGCCATCCTTGGAGTAACCAATGTTGTGATGACCGTTTTAGCCATGTTCCTGATTGATACCCTTGGCCGAAAACCCCTGCTATTGATTGGCGCAATCGGAATTTGTATTTCCCTTGCCATTGTCGGATTTTCATTCAAGAACGCAAGATACACCATAGATTCGGAGTCAATGGAGATGCTGATGGCCGAGGTAACTGAGATGAATGCAACTCCAGATCAAATAGCGAATATTCAAAAACTTAATGACCTGAAAAACAATACCTTTAAAAATGAGGTGGCTTATTTCATCCTGGTAAAGGAAAAGATCGGCCAGGAAACCTATAACGACTTCAAGGAAGTTATCCTAAAACATTCCATAAGCATCAGTTCTATATGGGTTTTGATTGGCCTAATCCTCTTTGTTGCATCTTTTGCCATCTCCCTTGGCCCGGTCATGTGGGCCCTGCTTTCTGAAATATTCCCCAACAAACTCCGAGGTCTCTCCATTTCCATCATGGGCTTCTGGAATTCCATTGTCAGTTTCTCTGTTGCAACTGTTTTTCCTGTTCAACTGGAATGGTTAGGGTCAAGTGCCACATACCTCATTTATTCCTTTTTCGGGTTGTTGACCCTTTTGTTCGTTTGGCGGTTTATTCCTGAAACCAAAGGGAAATCTCTTGAAGAACTGGAATCGAATCTAATTAAATGA